A single window of Rhodococcus jostii RHA1 DNA harbors:
- a CDS encoding Rv1733c family protein, giving the protein MTIDQALRWWRLAPWSRNPLMRATDRCDSVVAAVLITVVLIVVPFAAAFGTVTYTGLAERSHTELQTRHAQSAVLVDDPRQVVVADARSRSPETQDRGTAQWKAPDGTLRSTAVETRPGTHRGDTVTVWVDTNGNVVAEPRSGVQNAAIAVSAALSVWAGAAVGALLLYSGVRWISGRSRMRQWDREWNDLGRTPGWPVS; this is encoded by the coding sequence ATGACCATCGATCAGGCACTGCGCTGGTGGCGTCTGGCGCCCTGGAGTCGAAATCCCCTCATGCGTGCCACCGACCGTTGCGACTCCGTCGTCGCGGCCGTCCTGATCACCGTCGTCCTGATCGTGGTCCCGTTCGCGGCGGCGTTCGGAACCGTGACGTACACCGGTTTGGCCGAACGGTCTCACACCGAACTTCAGACGAGGCATGCACAGTCCGCCGTTCTCGTCGATGATCCGCGACAGGTGGTGGTCGCCGACGCGCGCAGCCGCTCACCGGAGACGCAGGACCGTGGGACAGCTCAGTGGAAGGCACCGGACGGCACCCTGCGCTCGACCGCCGTGGAAACCAGACCCGGGACGCACCGCGGCGACACGGTGACGGTGTGGGTGGACACGAACGGCAACGTCGTCGCCGAGCCCCGGTCGGGAGTGCAGAACGCGGCGATCGCCGTGAGCGCGGCCCTGTCGGTGTGGGCGGGTGCGGCGGTCGGCGCCCTCCTGCTGTACTCCGGGGTGCGGTGGATCAGCGGCCGAAGCCGGATGCGGCAGTGGGATCGGGAATGGAACGATCTCGGCCGCACACCGGGATGGCCGGTCAGTTGA
- a CDS encoding response regulator transcription factor: MINVFLVDDHEVVRRGIADLLTADPDLTVVGEAASYSQAMARVPALKPDVAVLDVRLPDGNGIELCRELHSLMPELHCLILTSFSDDQAMLDAILAGASGYVVKDIRGMELTRAVHDVGAGRSLLDSRAAAALMVKVRANAGEKDGIFGHLTNQERTLLALLGEGLTNRQIAARMFLAEKTVKNYVSRLLTKLGVERRTQAAVLATKMQSRQSGT, from the coding sequence ATGATCAACGTCTTTCTCGTGGATGATCACGAGGTCGTCCGGCGCGGAATCGCCGACCTCCTCACCGCTGACCCCGATCTGACCGTCGTCGGTGAAGCCGCCTCCTACTCTCAGGCCATGGCACGAGTGCCGGCCCTGAAACCGGACGTCGCAGTCCTCGACGTCCGACTGCCCGACGGCAATGGAATCGAGCTGTGCCGTGAACTGCACTCGCTCATGCCGGAATTGCACTGCCTCATCCTCACCTCGTTCTCGGACGACCAGGCGATGCTCGACGCGATTCTCGCCGGGGCCAGTGGATACGTCGTGAAAGACATCCGGGGCATGGAACTGACCCGGGCGGTCCACGACGTCGGGGCCGGCAGGTCACTCCTCGACAGTCGCGCCGCCGCTGCTCTGATGGTGAAGGTCCGCGCGAACGCTGGTGAGAAGGATGGAATCTTCGGGCATCTGACAAATCAGGAACGGACACTCCTCGCCCTGCTCGGTGAGGGGCTGACGAACCGTCAGATCGCGGCGCGGATGTTTCTGGCCGAGAAGACCGTCAAGAACTACGTGTCCCGGCTGCTGACCAAGCTGGGTGTGGAGCGCAGGACTCAGGCCGCGGTGCTCGCGACGAAGATGCAGTCGAGACAGTCCGGCACCTGA
- a CDS encoding GAF domain-containing sensor histidine kinase produces MRRVTRQPDAGDRGPLLGSLSELRLRELLAEVQERIEQIVDARDHVDGLLEAMLAVTSGLDLDNTLHTIVHAAINLVDARYGALGVLGPGGGLSEFVFEGIDEETRERIGDLPRGRGVLGFLITNPKPVRLDDLSHHSASVGFPAEHPPMKTFLGVPIQIRDEVFGNLYLTEKANGSQFTEDDEVLLRALAAAAGIAIENARLYEESRTRQAWLEATREIATELLAGSETAEVLQVIADDALALTGADSAFLAVPDDPDIPSDEVTELVVTASAGTVSDRIIGRTIPVDKSTSGEAFRERTPLRVTALAFDPGFETGTRFGPALALPLRAAQSVTGVLVTLRHVDALPFTDDQLALMSGFADQAAVALQLANSQRRMRELDVLSDRDRIARDLHDHVIQRLFAVGLSLQSTLQRAKAPIVKQRLEQSIDDLHDIVRDIRTAIFDLHGGSGGMTQFRRRLHEIVAETTADSGLRTTVHMSGPLSVIDAALADHAEAVLREALSNAVRHAGADTVTVSISVYDDLAIEVADDGKGFVENVVTSGLENLAARAREVNGHFAIDTTPGGGTTLRWTAPLP; encoded by the coding sequence ATGCGTCGTGTGACCCGTCAACCGGATGCGGGCGACCGAGGTCCGTTACTCGGTAGTCTGTCCGAGCTTCGGCTCCGTGAGCTCCTGGCCGAGGTGCAGGAGCGCATCGAGCAGATCGTCGATGCCCGAGATCACGTCGACGGGCTGCTCGAGGCGATGCTCGCGGTCACGTCGGGACTCGACCTCGACAACACGCTCCACACCATCGTCCATGCTGCGATCAATCTGGTGGATGCCCGCTACGGCGCGCTGGGGGTGCTCGGCCCGGGTGGGGGCCTGAGTGAGTTCGTCTTCGAGGGCATCGACGAGGAGACCCGCGAGCGTATCGGCGACCTGCCCCGTGGTCGCGGGGTCCTCGGTTTTCTCATCACCAATCCGAAGCCGGTCCGGCTGGATGACCTGTCTCATCACTCCGCGTCGGTGGGATTCCCGGCCGAGCACCCGCCGATGAAAACCTTTCTGGGAGTTCCCATTCAGATCCGGGACGAGGTGTTCGGGAATCTGTATCTGACGGAGAAGGCTAACGGGTCACAGTTCACCGAGGACGACGAGGTCCTTCTCCGCGCGCTCGCGGCCGCGGCCGGGATCGCGATCGAGAACGCCCGCCTGTACGAGGAGTCCCGGACGAGGCAGGCGTGGCTCGAAGCGACGCGGGAGATCGCGACCGAACTACTCGCGGGCAGCGAGACCGCCGAGGTGCTGCAGGTGATCGCCGACGACGCCCTTGCCCTCACCGGCGCCGACAGTGCCTTTCTCGCGGTACCGGACGATCCCGACATCCCGTCGGACGAGGTCACCGAGCTCGTGGTGACGGCATCGGCGGGGACGGTGTCGGATCGGATCATCGGCCGGACGATCCCGGTCGACAAATCCACGTCCGGCGAGGCTTTCCGCGAACGGACACCGCTTCGCGTCACGGCGCTGGCGTTCGACCCCGGGTTCGAGACGGGAACCCGGTTCGGTCCGGCGCTGGCGCTGCCGCTGCGTGCCGCGCAATCGGTGACGGGGGTGCTGGTGACGCTCCGCCACGTCGACGCTCTGCCGTTCACCGACGACCAGCTGGCGCTGATGTCGGGGTTCGCAGACCAGGCGGCCGTCGCGTTGCAGCTGGCCAACAGTCAACGCCGAATGCGTGAGCTCGACGTCCTGTCCGATCGGGATCGCATCGCGCGCGACCTCCACGACCACGTCATTCAGCGCCTCTTCGCGGTCGGCCTGTCGCTGCAGAGCACCTTGCAGAGGGCGAAGGCTCCGATCGTCAAGCAGCGGCTCGAACAGTCGATCGACGACCTTCACGACATCGTGCGTGATATCCGTACCGCCATCTTCGACCTTCACGGCGGTTCGGGGGGGATGACCCAGTTCCGGCGGCGGCTGCACGAGATCGTCGCCGAGACCACCGCGGATTCCGGACTCCGCACGACCGTGCACATGTCCGGGCCGCTGTCGGTCATCGACGCCGCGCTCGCCGACCATGCCGAGGCTGTCCTGCGTGAGGCGTTGAGCAACGCGGTACGGCATGCAGGAGCCGACACGGTCACGGTCAGCATCTCCGTCTATGACGATCTCGCCATCGAGGTCGCGGACGACGGCAAAGGTTTCGTGGAGAACGTCGTCACCAGCGGATTGGAAAATCTGGCTGCCCGGGCGCGGGAAGTGAACGGGCACTTCGCCATCGACACAACCCCCGGTGGCGGAACCACTCTCCGGTGGACGGCTCCGCTGCCGTGA
- a CDS encoding universal stress protein, with amino-acid sequence MTARHPIVVGTDGSPSSLQAVAWAAQEAALRNSPLSVIATTFVPGAYGVPIGMPESFFDDEERNGKNRLAAAAEIAARTVPGQSLDIHTTLCTGTPAGELLERAKSAAMVVVGSNRQGIIERGFLGSVSAAVATHAPCPVAIIHDLPDSEVTRLEGPVVVGVDGSAHSEPAISMAFAEAGLRQCELVAVHAWSDVDLPVHYEGGSVSGWKQIVTQETALLSESLAGRAEDFPDVKVRTMVVMDRPVRNLREQADNARLLVVGSRGRGGFTSMLLGSTSRALMHSVRCPLLVVR; translated from the coding sequence ATGACCGCCCGCCACCCGATCGTTGTCGGAACAGACGGGTCACCGTCCTCGCTCCAGGCGGTGGCGTGGGCCGCGCAGGAGGCGGCGTTGCGGAACTCCCCGCTGTCGGTGATCGCGACCACGTTCGTGCCCGGCGCCTACGGTGTGCCGATCGGCATGCCGGAGAGCTTCTTCGACGACGAGGAACGCAACGGAAAGAACCGGCTGGCTGCCGCAGCGGAGATCGCCGCCCGGACGGTGCCCGGGCAGTCCCTCGATATCCACACGACCCTCTGCACCGGAACGCCGGCCGGGGAACTCCTCGAAAGAGCGAAATCCGCCGCGATGGTCGTCGTCGGCTCGAACCGGCAGGGAATCATCGAGCGCGGCTTCCTGGGATCGGTCAGCGCCGCGGTCGCCACCCACGCACCGTGCCCGGTGGCGATCATCCACGATCTTCCCGATTCCGAGGTCACCCGCCTCGAGGGGCCTGTCGTCGTGGGGGTGGACGGTTCGGCGCACAGCGAGCCCGCCATCTCGATGGCCTTCGCCGAGGCCGGCCTGCGCCAGTGCGAACTGGTCGCCGTGCACGCCTGGTCCGACGTCGACCTCCCCGTGCATTACGAGGGCGGTAGCGTTTCCGGGTGGAAGCAGATCGTCACCCAGGAGACGGCCCTGCTGTCGGAGAGTCTCGCCGGCCGTGCCGAGGATTTCCCCGACGTCAAGGTGCGGACGATGGTCGTCATGGACCGGCCGGTACGCAACTTGCGCGAACAAGCCGACAACGCCCGACTTCTCGTGGTCGGTAGTCGCGGACGCGGCGGATTCACCAGCATGCTGTTGGGATCGACGAGCCGGGCCCTGATGCACTCCGTCCGGTGCCCGCTCCTCGTCGTTCGGTAG